A window of Streptomyces sp. NBC_01224 genomic DNA:
CGATCGTGGCGCCGGTGACCTGGACCCGCCCCTCGACCTCCGACTCGGCGAAGTACACCGCCGCCCGGTCGACAGCGACGAAGATCCCGCCCAGAACCACCACTGTCACCAGCAGTATTCGCAGTGCACGCATGCCCGCTCTTCCCCCACCCTGAATCCGGCCGGACCCCTGGCGCCCGCGCGTCCACTATGGATGCACAGCGCGCCCGGGGTCATCGACGAGTGGTCGCCCCCCTTCGGTTCCCGGGGGCGACACCGTTCCGCGCTACGCGATCGCACGACCGATCAGATAGACGGCGGGGGCCGCGGCGGTGAGCGGCAGTGCCACACCGGCCGTCATGTGGACGAACCGTGACGGGTAGTCGTAGCTCGCCACCCGCAGCCCGATCAGTGCGCAACCACCCGCCGCGAGGCCGAGCAGCGCACCCTTCGTACCGAAGTCGGTGAACGCCCCCGCCACCGCACCGGCGCCCGCGGCGGCGAGCAGCGCCGCCACGACCGAGACAGGTCCGGGCAGCGGCAGCGCGCGGACGAGCACGGCGACCGCGACGGCCACCCCGCCCACCGTCACCGCGTCCGGGACCGCCGCGAGATGTCCTGCGGCCAGGACGGAGAGGGCGGCCGACGCGACGGTGGCCATCAGCCCCTGCATCCGCTCGTCGGCGCTCGCGTGGCTGCGCAGCTGGAGTACCAGGGTGAGCAGCACCCAGATGCCGAGGGTGCCGAGGATGGCGGCCGGTCCGTTCTCACGGCCCGCGACGAGCAGTGCGATGTCGGCTACGAAGCCACCGGCGAACGCGAGCGCGATGCCCTGCCGGGCCGGCCACATGCCGTTGAGCCGGAACCAGCCGGCCGCGGTCACGGCCTGGAGCAGCACCAGGGGTACGACCAGGGCGTACGGCCCGATCGCGGCGCCGACGGCGAGCAGCAGCCCGAGTCCCGCGGTGATCCCGGCGGGCTGCATACCCGGCGCGATGATCGGCGAACGGCCCTCGGCGCGGGCACGCTGGGCATCGGTGATGCGGCTGTTGCCCAGGGTGGTGGGCGCGCTGTAACCGGCGGCATCGTGTGCGGATGCGGTGGCGGCCGGAGTCGCGCCGGCGGGCGCGTCCGCCCGGACCGGCTCGGCCGCGACGGGCGCGACCGGGGCCTCGGGAGGCAGCGGGTAGGAGCCGGAGGCACCCAGCGGCGGCTGCGGATATCCGGTCTCGGCGGCGGCCGGAACGGACTGCTGCACCGGCTGGGCGGACTGGGCGGGCCGGATGGCCGGCTGGTACTGGGTGTCCCAGGTCTGGCCCTCCCAGGTCTGGGTGACACCGGGATCCTGCGGGCCGTGCCCATCAGGCGCGGCGGGCTCCTGCATGTGCCCGGCCGGCCACGCGGGCCCGGGGTTCGCCCGGGGTGCCTGGTTCGGGTTGTACGGGCCGTGCGCCTGTTGCGGGGCTCCGTACGGGGCCTGCCGACCGTACGACTGCGCGCCGTAGGACTCGCCCCCGTACGACTGCTGACCGTAGGACTGGTCGCCGTAGGACTGGTCGCCGTAGGACTGATCCGCGTACGGCTGATTTCCGTACGACTGATTTCCGTACGGCTGCGCGCCGTAGGGCTGGTCGCCGTAGGACCGCTCCCCGTACGGCTGCGCGGGCTGCGGCTCCTGGCCGTTCAGCGGGTCGTACCCGTAGACCGGGTCCTGTCCGTACGGATGCTGCTGATCGTTGCTGCTCATGTTCTGCGGTTCACCCTCCTGCGAACGGCGGGAGCACCTCGACCGTGCCGCCCTCGGCAAGGCGTACGGTCTCATGACTGCGGGTCCCTACGGGGGCACCGTCGATGAGGAACGAGCACCTTTGCAGCACCCGGGTGAGCTCACCGGGGTGCCGCTCACGCACCGCGTCGAGCGCCTCGGCGAGGGTCGCGGCTGTGTACGGCTCCTCCGCGGTCCCGGCGGCGGCCTTGGCGGCGGCCCAGTAGCGGATCGTTCCCGCAGGCATGGCGGCGTTCCTCTCGTCTCGCATCAGCTGTCCATCATGAATCACCGCGCCACCGCCCAGTCGCCGATGCGGGTGAGCAAGTTCTCGTCGGCGGCGTTCTCGGCATGGCCCATGCCACGCTCCAGCCACAGCTCGGCACCGTCGCCCGCCGCGTCCGCCAGCATCCGGGGGTGGTCCAGCGGGAAGTACGGGTCCTGGTCGCCGTGCACGATCAGCAGCGGGGCCGGGGCGATCAGCCCGGCCGCCTGGACCGGCGCGAGCGGCACCGGATTCCACTCGTTCCGGTCGATCCGCGTGCGGAACCCGTAGCGGCCGACCAGCCGGCCGACGGGTCGGGTGACCACCCAGTGCAGGCGGCGCATCGGAGCCGTGCCCCGGTAGTACCAGCGCGCAGGGGCGCTCACGGCCACCACCGCATCCGCGTGCGCCTCGTTGCGCGCCTCAATGCGCCCCTCGCGCTCCGCAACACCACCGGCTTCCGTACCGGCCGTCGATCGTCCCGCATACAGCGCCCCGTGCCGCAGCACCACGGAACCGCCCATCGAAAACCCGACGGTCACGATCCGCCGGTGTCCGAGCGCCCGCGCCCACTCCACCGCAGCCGCGAGATCCAGCACCTCGCGGTCGCCCACCGTCGACCGCCCGCCGGACCCGCCGTGCCCCCGGAAGGAGAACGTGATCACGGCCGCACGCTGGGCGAACACCCCCGCGGCACGCCGCACCGCGGGCCGGTCCACCGCTCCGGTGAAACCGTGCGCGACCACGATCGCAGTACTGTCGAAGGATGTTCCCGCAGCAGCCCCGGCGTCTGCCGTACACGGCTGGTACACCGCCTCGATATGCACCCCGTCATCGGTCCGCAATGTGGTGCGCAGTGGACCCGGCGTGATCAAGGGAACAGAAGAACTCCGAAATCGCCCCTCGGACACTGAACTCATGTGGGCTATTCTGCTGGGAAGAGGATCCGGGCAAAGCAGCCCCCGGGTCCTTTTGTGCTTTCCAAGCGTTGTTACGGCGACGTTTCCACAAGCTCAGCGGTCCCAGGGCGCGGGACCGCACCCGTAAAACCCGTATGACGAATGTCGTACGGCAAGCAGCGCGAAAGCCAGCACGAAACGTACGAAGAAGTGCCGCATACTCCCCCGGGCCCGAGCCCGGGAGTGCCCCTCTCGCAGGGAACGAGGAGGACCGACGTAATGGGCGAGCGAACCGTGCACGATCACCGACCGACGACCCAGGCAGGTGGGCGGCGATGAGTTCACTGCTGCTCCTGACGAATGCCCTTCAACCGTCGACGGAGGTGCTTCCGGCCCTCGGTCTCCTGCTGCACAGCGTGCGGGTGGCGCCGGCCGAAGGCCCCGCTCTCGTCGACACCCCCGGTGCCGACGTCATCCTGATCGACGGCCGCCGCGATCTGCCGCAGGTGCGGTCGCTGTGCCAGCTGCTACGGTCCACCGGACCGGGCTGTCCGCTGATCCTCGTCGTGACGGAGGGTGGTCTCGCGGCCGTCACCGCCGACTGGGGCATCGACGACGTGCTGCTGGACACGGCGGGACCGGCCGAGGTCGAGGCCCGGCTGCGGCTGGCCACCGGCCGGCAGCAGATCAGCGCCGACGACTCCCCGATGGAGATCCGCAACGGCGATCTGTCGGTCGACGAGGCGACGTACAGCGCGAAGCTCAAGGGCCGGGTCCTGGACCTGACCTTCAAGGAATTCGAACTGCTCAAATATCTGGCACAGCACCCGGGCCGGGTCTTCACCCGCGCCCAGCTGCTCCAGGAGGTCTGGGGCTACGACTACTTCGGCGGTACTCGTACGGTCGATGTCCATGTGCGGCGACTGCGCGCCAAGTTCGGCCCCGAACACGAGTCGCTGATCGGTACGGTCCGCAACGTCGGCTACCGCTTCGTCGCACCGGAGAAGGTGGAGCGTGCCGCCGAGGCCAAGGCGCAGGCCGCGGCGAAGGCGGCCGCCGAACCCGTAACCCGTCCGGAGCAGTCGCGCGTGGCCGAGGTCGTCGAAGAAGCCCCGGTCCGGCCTGCCAACCGGTAGGTCCATCCGCGTAGACTGCCGCGCGTGGCCAAGGTGACGCGGGACGATGTGGCGAGACTGGCGGGTACGTCGACCGCGGTCGTCAGCTATGTCATCAACAACGGACCCAGGCCGGTCGCCCCGGCCACGCGCGAGCGGGTGCTCGCCGCGATCAAGGAGCTGGGGTACCGGCCCGACCGAGTTGCCCAGGCCATGGCCTCGCGGCGGACCGACCTCATAGGGATGATCGTGCCGGACGCCCGGCAGCCGTTCTTCGCGGAGATGGCGCACGCGGTCGAACAGGCTGCCGCCGAGCGCGGAAAGATGGTGCTCGTCGGCAACTCCGACTACCGCGACGAGCGCGAGGTCCACTATCTGCGGGCCTTTCTCGGCATGCGGGTCTCCGGGCTGATCCTGGTCAGCCAGGGCCCCAGCGAGCGGGCGGCGGCCGAGATCGAGGCATGGGACGCGCGGGTCGTGCTGCTGCACGAGCGGCCCGAGGCGATCGATGACGTCGCGGTCGTCACGGACGACATCGGCGGCGCCCAGCTCGCCACCCGGCACCTGCTGGAACACGGCAACGAGTACGTGGCGTGCCTCGGCGGCATGGAGTCGACCCCGGCGGTCGGCGACCCGGTCGCCGACCACGTCGAGGGCTGGCGCCGTGCGATGCACGAGTCGGGGCGCTCGACGGAGGGCCGGCTCTTCCAGGCCCCGTACAACCGTTACGACGCCTATCAGGTGGCGCTGAAGCTGCTCGCGGGTCCGGACAGGCCGCCGGCGATCTTCTGCTCGACGGACGACCAGGCCATCGGTGTGCTGCGGGCCGCGCGCGAGCTGCGGATCGATGTGCCCGGGGATCTCGCCGTGGCGGGCTTCGACGACGTCAAGGAAGCCGGTCTGACAGATCCGCCGCTGACTACGGTCTTCTCGGACCGCCCGGCGATGGCACGGGCGGCCGTGGACCTGGTGCTCGACGACGCGTTGCGGGTGTCGGGGTCGCGGCGGGAGCGGCTGAAGCAGTTCCCGTCGGCGCTGGTGGTGCGGCGGTCGTGCGGCTGCGGGGAGCCCACGGTCGGGGCGCGATAGGCCGGGCGGGCCGTAGCCGCGTACCTCTGGTCCCTGCCGGGCCGTACCCCCCGTACTTCCCGGCGGGCCGTACTCCCTTATATGGGACATACGAGGTTCTGCAGGGCTTCTCAGCGCGTGCTCAGGCTTCTCTCATCTTCGCCGGACACGCTCTTTGACATGACAGAGAGCCAGCGCCCGAGCGGCGAGTACCCGATGTACCCCTCGTACGGCAACGGTGACGCGTCCTACCCGCCGCCGCCGTCCTACCAGCCCGCGCAGCCGATCGCGACGGGCCCCGGAACCACCGTGTGGCCCGGCCGGGGCGGCGGCGCCGACGGGCACGGCGGAGGCGGGGACGGCGGTTACGGCTCCGACCTCCCGCAGCCCGCACCCGAGCCTGCCTCGTCCCGGCGCCGGGCCCGGCGGCCGGTGGCCCTCCTGGCGGCCGTGGCGATCGCGGCGGCGGTCGTCGGTGGCGGTACCGCCACCGTCATCGGCCAGCTCATCGGCAACGACACGAACAGCACGGGCAGCGGCGTCGTCCCCGGCACCACCGTCTCGCAGAGCAGCAAGGGAACCGTCGCCGGTGTCGCCCAGGCCGTCTCGCCGATGATCGTCGAGATCAACGCGACCTCGACCGCGGGCGAGTCCACCGGCTCCGGAGTGGTCATCACGTCCGACGGCGAGGTCGTCACCAACAACCACGTCATCTCCGGCGCCTCGTCGATCAAGGTGACGCTCAGCACGGGCAAGACGTACAACGCGAAGGTCGTCGGCACCGACCCCGACAAGGACCTCGCACTCATCAAGCTCCAGGGTGCGAGCGGGCTGAAGACAGCCACGCTGGGCGACTCCTCGGCGGTCGCGGTCGGCGACCAGGTCGTCGCGATCGGCTCGCCGGAGGGCCTCACCGGCACCGTCACCAGCGGCATCGTCTCCGCCCTCGACCGCGATGTCACAGTCGCCAAGGAGGACACCGGCGGCCAGAACCAGGGGCAGGGCGGCGGCGAGCAGTGGCCGTTCGAGTTCGGCGGCCGGCAGTTCAACGGCGACACCGGCAACTCCACCACCACGTACAAGGCCATCCAGACCGACGCCTCGCTCAACCCCGGCAACTCCGGTGGCGCGCTCATCAATATGAACGGCGAGATCATCGGCATCAACTCCGCAATGTACTCGGCGAGTTCGTCCAACGGATCCAGCAGCGCCGGTGCGGGCAGCGTGGGCCTCGGCTTCGCGATCCCGGTGAACACGCTCAAGGCCGATCTCAACACCCTGCGGTCCGGCAACAGCTCCTGAGGAGACAGTCATGCACCACCCCACACACACCCCCACCGGCCCGGCCGACCTGGCCCTGCCCCTCGCCCTCGTAGCGGAACTCGCCACCGACCCGGCCGCGCACCGGACCTCCGGGCCCCGGCGCGCCCCGGAGGTCCGTGCCACCGCGGGCCGCAAGCGCCGGGCCGCGCGACGACGTGCCGCGGCCGTGCGAGGCTGAGAGCACGGCAGGCCCCGCGGCCCGCCCCGGCAGCCCGGAACGAGAAGAGGACAACGAGCGATGAGCCCCGCCGAAGACGATCCCCAACGCATCCTGATCGTCGACGACGAGCCCGCCGTGCGTGAGGCACTGCAGCGCAGTCTCGCGTTCGAGGGGTACGGCACCGAGGTCGCCGTCGACGGTCTCGACGCCCTCGCCAAGGCCGAGTCGTACGCCCCCGACCTCATCGTCCTCGACATCCAGATGCCGCGGATGGACGGGTTGACGGCGGCCCGCAGGCTTCGCTCCGCAGGCACCACCACACCCATCCTGATGCTCACCGCCCGCGACACCGTCGGCGACCGGGTCACCGGTCTGGACGCGGGCGCAGACGACTACCTGGTGAAGCCGTTCGAACTGGACGAGCTCTTCGCCCGCATCCGGGCCCTGCTGCGCCGCAGCTCGTACGCGGCCGCGGCGGGCGGCGTCCCGGACGACGATGTGCTGGACTTCGCCGATCTGCGGATGAACCTCGCCACCCGCGAGGTCACCCGGGGCACGCGCCGGGTCGAGCTGACCCGTACCGAGTTCACCCTGCTGGAGATGTTCCTGGCGCACCCGCGGCAGGTGCTGACCCGCGAGCAGATCCTCAAGGCGGTGTGGGGCTTCGACTTCGAACCGAGCTCCAACTCCCTGGACGTGTACGTGATGTACCTGCGCCGCAAGACGGAGGCGGGCGGCGAACCGCGGCTCGTGCACACGGTGCGAGGGGTCGGTTACGCGCTCCGCTCCGGCGGCGGTGACGGATGACCGAGACCCTGCACCGGCTCCGCGCCCTGCCGCTGCGAACCCGGCTCGCGCTGCTGGTGGCGACGGCGGTGGCGGTCGCGGTGGCGGTGGTCGCGGCGGCGTGCTGGGTTGTGACGCGGGCCCAGCTGGAGCAGCAGATGGACGACTCGTTGCGCAACGTCCAGGTCAGCGACGACTATGTGCAGACCCTGCTCGTCGCCTGTACGCGCCCCGATCGAGCGACCGCACCGCAGCTCCAGGGAACGTACACCGTGCAGCTCGTCACCGTGTCCGGGAGCACGTGCACCGCCGCCAAGACGTCACCGATCGGAGTGACCGCCGCCGACATCGCCGTGGCGGCCCACCTGCGCGACAACTCCCTGCACTCGGCCAGGGCCGAGAACGGCAAGGAGATGCGCGTCTACACCTACGCGTACGAGCCCCGCAGCCAGGTTCCGGGCCTGCTGCAGGGAAGCTTCGCCGTCTCCATCGCCCGCCCGATGAGCGACGTCGACGACCCGCTCTCCACCCTCGCCTGGGTCCTCCTGGTCGTCTCCGGCATCGGCGTGATCGGCGCCGGCGCGGCCGGTCTCTGGGTCGCCCGCACCGGTCTGCGCCCCGTCGACGAGCTCACCGAGACGGTCGAGCACGTCGCCCGCACCGAGGACCTCACTGTCCACATCCCGGTCGAGGGCGAGGACGAGATCGCCCGGCTGTCCCGCTCCTTCAACTCGATGACCGCCTCCCTCGCCAGCTCCCGCGACCGTCAGGCCCAGCTGATCGCGGATGCCGGCCACGAACTGCGGACACCGCTGACGTCCCTCCGTACCAACATCGAACTCCTCGCCCGCAGCGACGACACCGGCAGGGCCATCCCGCCGGACGACCGCAGGGCCCTGATGAAATCGGTCAAGGCGCAGATGACCGAGCTGGCCTCGCTCATCGGCGACCTCCAGGAACTGGCCCGCCCCGACGCGGCGGACCCCGGCCCGCTCCAGGTCGTCGCTCTGCACGACATCGCGGACACGGCCCTGGAACGCGCCCGCCTGCGCGGCCCCGAGCTGACGATCAGGGCGGACCTGACGCCTTGGTACGTACGGGCCGAGCCGGCCGGGCTGGAGCGGGCGGTGGTCAACGTCCTGGACAACGCGGTCAAGTTCAGCCCGCCCCGCGGCACTATCGAGGTCGCGCTACGGAACGGTGAACTGACCGTACGGGACCACGGCCCCGGCATCCCCGCCGAGGAACTCCCCCACGTCTTCGAACGCTTCTGGCGCTCCCCGTCCGCCCGCCAGCTCCCCGGTTCGGGCCTGGGCCTGTCGATCGTCGCCCGCACGGTCCAGCAGTCGGGCGGCGAAGTGACCCTGCGCCCGGCGGCGGAGGGAGACGGCACCGAGGCGTCGATCAGGCTGCCGGGGGCCCCGCAGCCGCCACCGGGGCTCTGACGCGGCTCGGAGTCGTCGGCGGAACTCCGCTGCGCATTGCGGCGCTCCCCCAGTCGCCGGCCGATCAAGCAGTCCATGCAGGTCACGGGGTTCTCGTCGGTAGCCTCCTGCCTGCCTGCGCAGGACGGAGAACACATCCAGCGGGGCCAGGTCGAGCGTGTCCAGCAGAAAATCGTCCGGCCGGAGCACCTCGATCTCGTAAGGGTCCGCGGCGCCGGGAGCACTCAGACCCCGGGGTTGTGCCGGATCAGCGATTCCACCAGGCCGGACCGGGTGGCGGGGAAGTCCAGCGGGACGATCCCGAGCCCGGTCCAGCCCGCCGCCTGCGATCCGTCCAGGAACGACTGCACCTGCGGGTTGAGCCGGTCCGCGTTCCAGCGCGGCGGCATCAGGGCGGCGGTGCTGACGTAGTTCATGAACAGCTTCCCGGGCTGCTGCGCGGCCTTGCGGAACTGGGCCTCGATCTTCGGATACTTGGCGAACGGCTCCGCCATGTAGTCGTCCTGGATGTCGAAGAGTTCCGGATCGGCGTAACGGACCCCGGGCAGACCGCCGTTGTCGGCAAGCAGTACGACCATGCCGCGCGCCTCACCCAGCGAGGGCAGCGCGGAGCCGATACGGAACAACGGCCGCCACCCCTTGACGTCGAGGTAGAGGTCGAAGATCCGCCGGAACTCCGCGTCGCTCTCCTCGGAGTACTCCTGCTTGACCCGCATCAGCACGGTCTCGCCCGGGTGAGCCGCCAGGAAGTCCCAACAGGCGCCGAGCACATCGCCGAACATCAGGTTCTGGTACGAGGCGCCGTGATGGATCGCGAACGAGTCACCGGTGACCCGGCACCGCACGTCGAGGAACCGCAGCCCGCTGATCAACTGCTCGCCCACGGTGGTGTTCTGACACTCCGTCCACGGCCCACCGTAGCGAGCCCCCGAGTCGTGCGAACCGGGGATCGTGAGGCGTTGCAACGCGGTGCCATCGGGGACGGCGCCCATCCAGTCCTGGGTGGCGAGGACCTGCCGGGCCCCGGCGGTGGCGGGGCCCGCGCCGACGACAACGGTGGCGGTGGCGGCGAGAGCGCCGGCCAGGAAGTTCCGGCGAGTGGCGGTGTACGGACTCATGCGGGGAGTGCCTCCGTCTGCTGTGGGGGGTCAGCCGCCAAATTATGACGGGTGCACGACACCAACGGAACGGGTTCGACGGCAGCCCGCCCCCGAATCGGATTCCGGGAGAGAGCCGACGCGATCTCGACGTTCTCTCAGGGGAGGGTGCACCGATCGGCGGCCCCGGGAAACGGTTCGACGGCTTTGCCGAGTCCTGACACAGTGGCGCACCATGCCGAACTTCGAGCTTGTGACCGCCGCGGACGTGCAGCTCATGCAGGGTCTGGCGCAGCGTGTCACCGCCACCCACCCGGACCTGGTGAACAGCGACGCGACGTTCGGCGAGCCGGCCTGGAACTGGGGCAAGGGGCACGCCTGCGACGGCGCAGGCCGGCCGCGTCGGCTGTGGTTCTCCGGCGGGGATCTGGTGGCGTGGAGCTGGGCCTGTCTTCCGCACCAGGTGAGGCGGAGCGACGGGTCGGTGAAGGACGTCACCGGCGCCTATCCGGCGTACCAGGTCCATCCCGACCACGCCGGGCTGGTTGACGAGGTGATCGACTGGTACGACGGTGTAGCGGCAGCGTCGGGTTCCGGGAGTTCACGCGGGACGTGCCGCTCATCAGGCCCGGGGCGCCGGTCCACCGTCCAAGACGATCCCCGAGCAGGGATTGACGATCACTGGGCAAAAGTTCCATAGCTCCACCCCGGCCCTGATCAACTCCAGTACCGCGCGTTGTTCGTCGGGAGTCCACGTGGCGGCAGCACTGCGGCCCCGCACCTTCGGGTGCGGGGCCGGAGCATTCTGCGGAATCGGTCAGCTATTGCGGTGCGGCCGTCCGGCGGCGCTTCCACCAGATCAGTCCGCCGCCCAGGGCCGCGAGCGCGGCGGCGATGCCCGCGATCAGGCCGATGGGGGTGTCTGAGCCGGTGTGGGCGAGGCCGCCGCCCGGGTCCGGGTCGTTCTGGCCGCCGCTGTGGCCGCCCGTGGCCGGCGGCGTGGAGTGGGCAGGCCCGGGGGTGGTTGGTTTGTCCGTCGGCTTGCCGGTCGGCTCGCCCGGCTTGGTCGGCGTCGGGTCCGGTCCCGGCCCGTCACCGCCTCCGCCGATGTCGGTTGAGGTGGTGTTGCCGCCCAGGAGCAGCAGGTTGCTGTCGTTGTCCTTGGCGTTGTCGGTGAGGGTCTTCACCGACGTTCGGGTCTGGCGGGGAAGATAGCGGTGCTCGGCGGTGAACCGGGTCTTGGTGATGTCGCGCTTGGGCTGCTTGGAGAAGTCGACGCCGCCGACGATGTAGACCATCACGCCTTCGGCGGTGTCCACGTCGTACTGGAACTCGCCGTTGAGGAAAATCTTCCGGTACTCCTGGAACAGCTCGTTCTTGTCCCAGTTCTGGTTGGGGGCGCGCAGCGGCCACGCCTTCACGTCGTTGCTGTTGATGATCTTGCGGTAGTCGGTGGGCGTCTTCGCGTCCTGGAGACGGATCCACTCGGCAGCCACGCGGGCGGTGTAGACGCGGCGCAGATCCGCGTACTGCGGGGCGGTGTTGATGGTCTTCTCGACCTCGGGGACGATCATCCGGTCGATGACCTGCTGTGCCTGATCCCGTTCGGCCTTGGACGGGTTGCAGATCCGCTCGCCGCCGGGGTCGGTGGCGAAGTCCTGCGGGGTGGACTTCAGCTTCAGGGGGGCGTCAAGGATGTAGATGCCGCCGTCCTGCTCGCGTACCGTCGCGGTCTTCGGCTCGATCCAGTTGCGGATCCCGGCGAAGCACGGGCGGCCGTCCACCTTGGGCAGGGATGCCCAGAACCGCTTGCCGAGATCGGTCTTGGGATCCATCGTCCTGAAGAAGTCGTGCTTCATCCGGAGATCGGCTTCGAGGAGGATCCGGCCGGCGTCGGTCTTCCCGAACTGGGCGTCCATGACCCGGTTGGGCTCGTCCGGGTTGAGGTTCACCCAGAACTTGTCCGGAGTCAGCGCCAGCCACGTCAGGAAGGCGTCCGAGATGAGCTGCGCCTTCTCCTTGCCGCCCCAGCCGGACTTCTCCTCGGGATCTTCCTTGGCGGAGAAGCCGTAGTCCAGGCCCTTGCCCTTGACGGGCTTGCCGACGTAGCGAAGTTCGAGGGTGGTGAAGTCCACGCCGCCCGGACCGCGTGGGGAGAGCCGGTTGGGGTCGGCGGCGTTCTTCCGGTTCAGGAACTCGCCCATGCTCTTGGGGTTGGGACGGGACTCGCGGATCAGGTCGTTCGCGCCGCCGCCCGTGGTGGCGGGCCTGCCGGGGGGCTGCAT
This region includes:
- a CDS encoding LPXTG cell wall anchor domain-containing protein, translating into MGLALTGVPGLTGYAGAAPRPPKPLEPGIPCKEYYELADDIQAIAQLPEFDAFRDKSRWDTYEYENPGKKWDGLGPPSQADIDRLEKLEKQPPKSKPIDRVYWTWLKARESNSNAWGDWSHWRDVRLIRNAGNDPRGKAFEKKVIKDHGLTGPEWICQKEVEFKDPDTGKTYRRQLDAYNTKTGQILEIKSNGQPDPKQIPKDIAWSKDKNWRHTSMKYIYAEKQEKSAIDLKEELRRNAGANRVTEYNYRSDKVEKAPSGGVRAKSTNMQPPGRPATTGGGANDLIRESRPNPKSMGEFLNRKNAADPNRLSPRGPGGVDFTTLELRYVGKPVKGKGLDYGFSAKEDPEEKSGWGGKEKAQLISDAFLTWLALTPDKFWVNLNPDEPNRVMDAQFGKTDAGRILLEADLRMKHDFFRTMDPKTDLGKRFWASLPKVDGRPCFAGIRNWIEPKTATVREQDGGIYILDAPLKLKSTPQDFATDPGGERICNPSKAERDQAQQVIDRMIVPEVEKTINTAPQYADLRRVYTARVAAEWIRLQDAKTPTDYRKIINSNDVKAWPLRAPNQNWDKNELFQEYRKIFLNGEFQYDVDTAEGVMVYIVGGVDFSKQPKRDITKTRFTAEHRYLPRQTRTSVKTLTDNAKDNDSNLLLLGGNTTSTDIGGGGDGPGPDPTPTKPGEPTGKPTDKPTTPGPAHSTPPATGGHSGGQNDPDPGGGLAHTGSDTPIGLIAGIAAALAALGGGLIWWKRRRTAAPQ
- a CDS encoding alpha/beta hydrolase family protein, whose product is MSSVSEGRFRSSSVPLITPGPLRTTLRTDDGVHIEAVYQPCTADAGAAAGTSFDSTAIVVAHGFTGAVDRPAVRRAAGVFAQRAAVITFSFRGHGGSGGRSTVGDREVLDLAAAVEWARALGHRRIVTVGFSMGGSVVLRHGALYAGRSTAGTEAGGVAEREGRIEARNEAHADAVVAVSAPARWYYRGTAPMRRLHWVVTRPVGRLVGRYGFRTRIDRNEWNPVPLAPVQAAGLIAPAPLLIVHGDQDPYFPLDHPRMLADAAGDGAELWLERGMGHAENAADENLLTRIGDWAVAR
- a CDS encoding response regulator transcription factor; protein product: MSPAEDDPQRILIVDDEPAVREALQRSLAFEGYGTEVAVDGLDALAKAESYAPDLIVLDIQMPRMDGLTAARRLRSAGTTTPILMLTARDTVGDRVTGLDAGADDYLVKPFELDELFARIRALLRRSSYAAAAGGVPDDDVLDFADLRMNLATREVTRGTRRVELTRTEFTLLEMFLAHPRQVLTREQILKAVWGFDFEPSSNSLDVYVMYLRRKTEAGGEPRLVHTVRGVGYALRSGGGDG
- a CDS encoding response regulator transcription factor; translated protein: MSSLLLLTNALQPSTEVLPALGLLLHSVRVAPAEGPALVDTPGADVILIDGRRDLPQVRSLCQLLRSTGPGCPLILVVTEGGLAAVTADWGIDDVLLDTAGPAEVEARLRLATGRQQISADDSPMEIRNGDLSVDEATYSAKLKGRVLDLTFKEFELLKYLAQHPGRVFTRAQLLQEVWGYDYFGGTRTVDVHVRRLRAKFGPEHESLIGTVRNVGYRFVAPEKVERAAEAKAQAAAKAAAEPVTRPEQSRVAEVVEEAPVRPANR
- a CDS encoding MoaD/ThiS family protein, whose amino-acid sequence is MPAGTIRYWAAAKAAAGTAEEPYTAATLAEALDAVRERHPGELTRVLQRCSFLIDGAPVGTRSHETVRLAEGGTVEVLPPFAGG
- a CDS encoding sensor histidine kinase produces the protein MTETLHRLRALPLRTRLALLVATAVAVAVAVVAAACWVVTRAQLEQQMDDSLRNVQVSDDYVQTLLVACTRPDRATAPQLQGTYTVQLVTVSGSTCTAAKTSPIGVTAADIAVAAHLRDNSLHSARAENGKEMRVYTYAYEPRSQVPGLLQGSFAVSIARPMSDVDDPLSTLAWVLLVVSGIGVIGAGAAGLWVARTGLRPVDELTETVEHVARTEDLTVHIPVEGEDEIARLSRSFNSMTASLASSRDRQAQLIADAGHELRTPLTSLRTNIELLARSDDTGRAIPPDDRRALMKSVKAQMTELASLIGDLQELARPDAADPGPLQVVALHDIADTALERARLRGPELTIRADLTPWYVRAEPAGLERAVVNVLDNAVKFSPPRGTIEVALRNGELTVRDHGPGIPAEELPHVFERFWRSPSARQLPGSGLGLSIVARTVQQSGGEVTLRPAAEGDGTEASIRLPGAPQPPPGL
- a CDS encoding LacI family DNA-binding transcriptional regulator produces the protein MAKVTRDDVARLAGTSTAVVSYVINNGPRPVAPATRERVLAAIKELGYRPDRVAQAMASRRTDLIGMIVPDARQPFFAEMAHAVEQAAAERGKMVLVGNSDYRDEREVHYLRAFLGMRVSGLILVSQGPSERAAAEIEAWDARVVLLHERPEAIDDVAVVTDDIGGAQLATRHLLEHGNEYVACLGGMESTPAVGDPVADHVEGWRRAMHESGRSTEGRLFQAPYNRYDAYQVALKLLAGPDRPPAIFCSTDDQAIGVLRAARELRIDVPGDLAVAGFDDVKEAGLTDPPLTTVFSDRPAMARAAVDLVLDDALRVSGSRRERLKQFPSALVVRRSCGCGEPTVGAR
- a CDS encoding S1C family serine protease, which codes for MTESQRPSGEYPMYPSYGNGDASYPPPPSYQPAQPIATGPGTTVWPGRGGGADGHGGGGDGGYGSDLPQPAPEPASSRRRARRPVALLAAVAIAAAVVGGGTATVIGQLIGNDTNSTGSGVVPGTTVSQSSKGTVAGVAQAVSPMIVEINATSTAGESTGSGVVITSDGEVVTNNHVISGASSIKVTLSTGKTYNAKVVGTDPDKDLALIKLQGASGLKTATLGDSSAVAVGDQVVAIGSPEGLTGTVTSGIVSALDRDVTVAKEDTGGQNQGQGGGEQWPFEFGGRQFNGDTGNSTTTYKAIQTDASLNPGNSGGALINMNGEIIGINSAMYSASSSNGSSSAGAGSVGLGFAIPVNTLKADLNTLRSGNSS
- a CDS encoding phosphatidylinositol-specific phospholipase C; the protein is MSPYTATRRNFLAGALAATATVVVGAGPATAGARQVLATQDWMGAVPDGTALQRLTIPGSHDSGARYGGPWTECQNTTVGEQLISGLRFLDVRCRVTGDSFAIHHGASYQNLMFGDVLGACWDFLAAHPGETVLMRVKQEYSEESDAEFRRIFDLYLDVKGWRPLFRIGSALPSLGEARGMVVLLADNGGLPGVRYADPELFDIQDDYMAEPFAKYPKIEAQFRKAAQQPGKLFMNYVSTAALMPPRWNADRLNPQVQSFLDGSQAAGWTGLGIVPLDFPATRSGLVESLIRHNPGV